One stretch of Lacimicrobium alkaliphilum DNA includes these proteins:
- a CDS encoding TonB-dependent receptor — translation MKTKKLALALAVSTVFGTSYAQQEPAAQEKKDKDFEQIIVTGTPTGTAMRKVDASFAVTNLSAEAIKKLAPKSTADLFKAVPGVWAESSGGVSGANVFVRGFPGGGDAPFLTVQMEGAPLFQPPTLSFLENSTLFRIDETVSFMEALRGGPNPVISNGQPGLTTNFMLKEGGDYTEGTFKYTTSDYDLQRVDAVVSGALADDLYYMIGGYVSSSPGIRDAGFNSEKGHQFTVNITKVLDNGKMNFYSRVTDDHGVWYLPTPLVEGVDNGYTQMGTLTRQGTIQYGPEGTEQAFDFGEGRGWDGSVSGGKIQLEFGDGWQFSDRFNFTKGDANTLGLVPDGAPVRLSEVADNGVSADGAVTGDTYDGDTLVQQVGRWVVLKEIESFTNDLALTKEFDALKWTFGLYTSNFSANDWWSLGNQSYHVIAQGGESLTGIDCNDNADSCGWNYDINSTGDGSTRAFYTAFEYQVSDALTLDLGLRRENHKIEYTVDEGLDGVITKAVQYDEDTTSWTAGVNYMLTDNSGLFFRANDGSKMPYFDDFRDNFGSYSNGDDLIFDIQQYELGYKHAGDNFSFYATSFFNEVESSNVSQPGAPATLSVTEAKGVELDANYTFDFNLNLNLNATVQDTEITKSGDASQIGNEGQRQPGWQLRFTPSYDLELAGGNFLTMYGTVSMVDDRWSDNGNTVVLDGYTKVDLGAYWEVSENLNVRLSVDNLTDKDGLTEGDPRNPAAPNGRFIMPRSVKLSIGYNFF, via the coding sequence ATGAAAACGAAAAAGTTAGCTTTGGCACTGGCGGTATCAACGGTATTCGGTACCAGCTACGCGCAGCAAGAACCAGCCGCACAGGAAAAAAAGGATAAGGACTTTGAACAAATCATCGTCACAGGTACGCCCACGGGTACCGCAATGCGTAAGGTTGATGCCAGTTTTGCAGTCACCAATCTTTCCGCCGAAGCAATAAAAAAACTGGCACCAAAAAGCACTGCCGATTTGTTTAAGGCGGTACCCGGGGTCTGGGCCGAGAGCTCCGGCGGTGTGTCCGGTGCTAACGTGTTTGTGCGGGGTTTCCCCGGCGGCGGTGATGCGCCTTTTCTGACCGTACAGATGGAAGGGGCGCCATTGTTTCAGCCACCGACCTTGTCTTTCCTGGAAAACTCCACACTGTTTCGTATTGATGAAACCGTCTCTTTTATGGAAGCCCTGCGGGGCGGACCCAACCCGGTTATCTCTAACGGGCAGCCGGGCCTGACCACTAACTTTATGCTTAAAGAAGGTGGTGATTACACCGAGGGTACCTTCAAATACACCACCTCAGATTATGATCTGCAACGGGTTGATGCGGTTGTAAGCGGGGCCCTGGCCGATGATCTTTACTATATGATTGGCGGCTATGTATCCAGTTCCCCGGGCATTCGCGATGCGGGGTTTAACTCGGAAAAGGGCCATCAGTTTACGGTCAATATTACCAAGGTACTGGATAACGGTAAGATGAACTTCTACAGCCGGGTCACGGATGATCACGGCGTCTGGTACTTGCCTACGCCTTTGGTGGAGGGCGTAGACAATGGTTATACCCAGATGGGTACGCTGACCCGCCAGGGCACAATTCAGTATGGCCCTGAAGGCACAGAGCAGGCCTTTGATTTCGGAGAAGGACGGGGCTGGGATGGCTCGGTATCCGGCGGTAAGATCCAGCTCGAATTTGGCGATGGCTGGCAGTTCAGCGATCGATTCAATTTTACCAAGGGTGACGCCAATACCTTAGGTCTTGTACCCGACGGTGCGCCGGTGAGGTTGTCTGAGGTGGCAGACAATGGTGTAAGTGCTGATGGCGCAGTAACAGGTGATACTTATGATGGTGATACCCTGGTGCAGCAGGTCGGTCGCTGGGTGGTGCTGAAAGAGATCGAGTCTTTTACCAATGATTTGGCTTTAACCAAAGAGTTTGATGCCCTGAAATGGACTTTTGGCTTATATACCTCCAACTTTTCAGCCAATGACTGGTGGTCACTGGGGAACCAGTCCTATCATGTTATCGCGCAGGGCGGAGAAAGTCTTACCGGCATAGATTGTAATGACAATGCCGACAGCTGTGGCTGGAACTATGATATCAATTCCACCGGTGATGGTTCTACCAGGGCTTTCTATACGGCTTTTGAATATCAGGTCAGCGATGCGCTGACGCTGGATCTGGGCCTGCGCCGTGAAAACCATAAGATAGAATACACCGTCGATGAAGGCCTGGATGGTGTTATCACCAAAGCGGTGCAGTATGACGAAGACACCACCTCCTGGACTGCCGGTGTCAACTATATGCTGACCGATAACTCCGGTCTGTTCTTCCGGGCTAATGACGGCAGCAAGATGCCCTACTTTGATGACTTCAGGGATAACTTTGGTTCATATTCCAATGGTGATGACCTGATTTTTGATATACAGCAATATGAACTGGGATATAAACATGCCGGTGACAATTTCAGTTTCTATGCCACCAGCTTTTTCAATGAAGTAGAGAGCAGTAATGTCAGCCAACCCGGCGCGCCGGCAACACTGTCAGTGACCGAAGCAAAAGGTGTGGAACTGGATGCCAACTATACCTTTGATTTCAATCTGAACCTGAACCTGAATGCGACGGTACAGGATACCGAAATCACCAAGAGTGGTGACGCCAGTCAGATTGGCAACGAAGGGCAGCGTCAGCCTGGCTGGCAGTTACGTTTCACGCCAAGTTACGATCTGGAGCTGGCAGGCGGTAACTTCCTGACAATGTACGGTACGGTGAGTATGGTTGATGATCGCTGGTCAGATAATGGCAACACTGTGGTGCTGGATGGTTACACCAAAGTGGATCTGGGCGCCTACTGGGAAGTCTCGGAAAACCTGAATGTCAGGTTGTCGGTGGATAACCTCACCGATAAGGACGGGCTGACTGAAGGAGATCCGAGAAATCCGGCGGCGCCTAACGGCAGATTTATCATGCCGCGCTCGGTGAAACTCAGCATCGGCTATAACTTCTTCTGA
- the gltB gene encoding glutamate synthase large subunit: MRLYSPNDSRDNCGFGLIAHTQGEVSHHLVKTAIHALDRMQHRGGIAADGKTGDGCGLLLQKPDAFFRAIAEENGWKLGKKYGVGMIFLNQDNNLAEKARDILNEELQAETLEVVGWRVVPTDASVLGELALSGLPQIEQVFVNAPPGWRKKDMERRLFMARRRAEKRLADDSEFYIACLSNLVSIYKGLVMPKDLPNFYQDLADERMQSAIAVFHQRFSTNTLPKWPLAQPFRFLAHNGEINTIRGNREWAEARTYKFRTPLLPDLHDAAPFVNFEGSDSSSLDNMLELFLAGGMDLFRAIRLLVPPAYQNNQTMDEDLKAFYEFNSMHMEPWDGPAGIVMTNGRHVACNLDRNGLRPARYVITKDGLITLASEVGIWDYKQEDVIEKGRVGPGEMLAVDIYTGKIWRSNQIDEELKARHPYKEWLDKHIRRLKPIQDCDASQIGVRMFDDDMMATYHKQFNYSYEEIQQIVRVLAKDGQEAVGSMGDDTPMAVLSTKHRVIYDYFRQQFAQVTNPPIDPLRENHVMSLATCIGREQNPFSETSGYANRVLFESPIMVYTDLKQLREFDPEYYYSEVIDINYRPEEGLKAAIKRICDEAEYLVKQKNAAFVVLSDRKIKADRLPIPAPMAVGAVQRRLVEKALRCDANIVIETASARDPHHFAVLIGLGATAVYPFLAYETIEQMVDNGELQMSAMDAMLNYRKGINKGLYKIMSKMGISTVASYRCSKLFEAIGINKDVMDLCFQGIPSRIQGANFDDFEQDVMNLNRIAWLKRKKLSHGGLLKYVHDGEYHAYNPDVVTSLQKAVVSGNYEDYRVFFQLVNERPVAQLRDLLALKLSDNPISIDEVEPAENLYPRFDTAAMSIGALSPEAHEALAIAMNRLGGKSNSGEGGEDPKRFGTERNSKIKQVASGRFGVTPHYLVNADVIQIKVAQGAKPGEGGQLPGDKVNRYIAELRFSVPGVTLISPPPHHDIYSIEDLAQLIFDLKQVNPDALISVKLVSEPGVGTVATGVAKAYADLITVSGYDGGTGASPLTSVKYAGCPWELGLAETQQALVENGLRHKVRVQTDGGLKTGLDVIKAAILGAESFGFGTGPMVALGCKYLRICHLNNCATGVATQDENLRDNYFIGLPEMVMNYFKFIAQEVREWLAALGVRQLDELIGRTELLEVIEGISARQSRLDLSPLLAKPQAAEHTRLFCSEVTNAPLDKGELNLRILANSKEAIESAKGGNWHYLIRNTDRSVGALASGYIARHHGNQGMADHPLRLSFTGTAGQSFGVWNAGGLEMRLVGDANDYVGKGMTGGKLVIHPPLGVSFASQDSAIMGNTCLYGATGGKLFAAGRAGERFAVRNSGAIAVVEGTGDNACEYMTGGIVAILGQTGVNFGAGMTGGFAYVLDVAGDFERRVNSDLVEAMEIEDKPILAEHLRGLVNQHYEETGSEHSLVILGEFASYLKKFRLVKPKTSDVKNLLGHISRSTAELRIQAQ; encoded by the coding sequence ATGAGACTATACAGCCCGAACGATTCACGGGATAACTGTGGTTTTGGTCTGATCGCCCACACACAAGGGGAAGTCAGTCATCATCTGGTAAAAACCGCTATCCACGCATTGGATCGTATGCAGCACCGAGGCGGTATTGCTGCCGATGGTAAAACCGGTGACGGTTGCGGCCTGCTATTGCAAAAACCCGATGCGTTTTTCCGCGCTATCGCCGAAGAAAATGGCTGGAAGCTGGGCAAAAAGTACGGCGTTGGCATGATTTTCCTGAACCAGGACAACAACCTGGCAGAGAAAGCCCGTGACATACTGAATGAAGAACTCCAGGCAGAAACCCTGGAAGTGGTTGGCTGGCGCGTAGTGCCCACCGACGCTTCTGTGTTGGGTGAGCTGGCATTAAGCGGCCTGCCGCAAATCGAACAGGTGTTTGTTAACGCTCCGCCCGGATGGCGTAAAAAGGACATGGAACGGCGCCTGTTTATGGCCCGCCGCCGTGCCGAAAAGCGCCTGGCTGATGACAGTGAATTCTATATCGCCTGCCTGTCGAACCTGGTCAGCATCTATAAAGGGCTGGTAATGCCCAAAGATCTGCCTAACTTTTATCAGGATCTGGCTGATGAGCGCATGCAGTCGGCCATCGCCGTATTTCATCAGCGTTTCTCCACCAATACGCTGCCCAAGTGGCCACTGGCCCAGCCGTTTCGTTTTCTGGCCCACAATGGCGAGATCAATACCATTCGTGGCAACCGGGAATGGGCTGAAGCGAGGACCTATAAGTTCCGCACCCCACTGCTGCCGGATCTCCATGATGCCGCGCCTTTTGTGAATTTTGAGGGCTCGGATTCCTCATCGCTGGATAATATGCTGGAGCTGTTTCTGGCCGGTGGTATGGATTTGTTCCGTGCTATACGTCTGCTGGTGCCGCCAGCCTATCAGAACAACCAGACTATGGATGAGGACCTCAAAGCCTTCTATGAGTTTAACTCCATGCATATGGAGCCCTGGGACGGCCCGGCCGGCATCGTTATGACAAACGGCCGGCATGTGGCCTGTAACCTGGACAGAAATGGTCTGCGTCCGGCCCGTTATGTGATCACCAAAGACGGTCTGATTACCCTGGCCTCGGAAGTGGGAATCTGGGACTACAAGCAGGAGGATGTGATCGAAAAAGGCCGGGTGGGGCCCGGTGAAATGCTGGCAGTGGATATCTACACCGGCAAGATCTGGCGCTCTAATCAGATCGATGAAGAACTTAAAGCCCGTCATCCGTATAAAGAATGGCTGGACAAGCATATTCGCCGGCTTAAGCCGATTCAGGACTGCGATGCCAGTCAGATTGGCGTGCGCATGTTTGACGATGACATGATGGCCACCTACCACAAGCAGTTTAATTACAGCTATGAAGAAATTCAGCAGATCGTGCGGGTGCTGGCCAAAGATGGTCAGGAGGCCGTTGGCTCCATGGGTGATGACACACCTATGGCGGTACTGTCCACCAAACACCGGGTGATCTACGATTATTTTCGCCAGCAGTTTGCCCAGGTTACCAACCCGCCTATCGACCCCTTAAGGGAAAACCATGTGATGTCACTGGCCACCTGCATTGGCCGCGAACAGAACCCCTTCAGCGAGACCTCTGGTTATGCCAACCGGGTACTGTTTGAATCGCCGATCATGGTGTACACGGATCTGAAACAGCTAAGAGAATTTGACCCGGAGTACTATTACTCTGAAGTGATTGATATCAACTATCGTCCTGAAGAGGGTCTGAAAGCGGCCATTAAGCGCATCTGTGATGAAGCCGAGTATCTGGTGAAACAGAAAAACGCCGCCTTTGTGGTGCTGTCGGATCGTAAGATCAAAGCCGATCGTCTGCCCATTCCCGCGCCTATGGCAGTGGGTGCCGTGCAGCGCCGTCTGGTTGAAAAAGCGCTGCGCTGTGATGCTAATATCGTCATCGAAACTGCCTCGGCCCGCGACCCTCATCACTTTGCCGTGCTGATCGGCTTAGGTGCCACCGCGGTGTATCCTTTCCTTGCCTATGAAACCATTGAACAGATGGTGGATAACGGCGAACTGCAAATGAGCGCCATGGATGCCATGCTCAACTATCGCAAGGGCATCAATAAAGGCCTGTACAAGATCATGTCGAAAATGGGCATCAGTACGGTGGCCAGCTACCGTTGCTCTAAGTTGTTTGAAGCCATCGGCATCAACAAAGACGTGATGGATCTTTGCTTTCAGGGTATACCGAGCCGCATTCAGGGTGCCAACTTCGATGATTTCGAGCAGGATGTGATGAACCTGAATCGCATCGCCTGGCTTAAGCGCAAAAAGCTCTCTCACGGCGGCCTGCTTAAATATGTGCATGACGGCGAGTACCACGCCTATAACCCTGATGTGGTCACCAGCCTGCAAAAAGCCGTGGTCAGTGGTAACTATGAAGATTACCGGGTGTTCTTCCAGTTGGTGAATGAACGTCCTGTGGCCCAGTTACGGGATTTGCTGGCGCTGAAACTCAGTGATAACCCGATATCCATTGACGAGGTGGAACCGGCGGAAAATCTCTACCCGAGGTTTGATACCGCCGCCATGAGTATCGGCGCACTCAGCCCCGAGGCCCATGAGGCCCTGGCCATTGCCATGAACCGCTTAGGGGGCAAGTCTAACTCCGGCGAAGGCGGCGAGGATCCGAAACGTTTCGGCACTGAGCGTAACTCGAAGATCAAACAGGTGGCATCCGGTCGCTTTGGCGTCACCCCCCATTATCTGGTCAATGCCGATGTGATCCAGATTAAAGTCGCTCAGGGCGCCAAGCCCGGAGAAGGCGGGCAGTTACCAGGCGATAAAGTCAATCGGTATATTGCCGAGCTGCGCTTTTCGGTGCCCGGCGTGACCCTGATTTCGCCGCCACCTCACCATGATATCTATTCGATAGAGGATCTGGCCCAGCTGATTTTTGACCTTAAACAGGTTAATCCCGATGCGCTGATCTCGGTCAAACTGGTATCTGAGCCTGGTGTGGGCACAGTGGCCACGGGTGTGGCCAAGGCCTATGCGGATCTGATAACCGTATCCGGCTATGACGGCGGCACCGGTGCCAGCCCGCTGACCTCGGTGAAGTATGCGGGTTGCCCCTGGGAACTGGGACTGGCAGAAACCCAGCAGGCACTGGTTGAAAACGGCCTGCGGCATAAAGTACGGGTACAGACAGACGGCGGCCTCAAAACCGGCTTAGATGTGATCAAGGCAGCTATTCTCGGTGCCGAAAGCTTTGGCTTCGGTACCGGGCCAATGGTGGCACTGGGTTGTAAGTACTTACGTATCTGCCATCTCAATAATTGCGCCACTGGTGTAGCAACTCAGGATGAAAACCTGCGGGATAATTATTTTATTGGTCTGCCGGAAATGGTGATGAACTACTTTAAGTTTATTGCTCAGGAAGTGCGTGAATGGCTGGCAGCCTTAGGTGTGCGTCAGCTCGATGAACTGATCGGCCGCACCGAATTGCTGGAAGTGATCGAAGGCATCAGCGCCCGTCAGAGCCGCCTGGATCTGTCACCGCTGCTGGCTAAACCCCAGGCAGCAGAACATACCCGTTTGTTCTGCTCAGAGGTGACCAATGCGCCGCTGGATAAAGGCGAGTTAAACCTGCGTATTCTGGCAAACTCGAAAGAGGCCATTGAAAGCGCAAAAGGGGGCAACTGGCACTATCTGATTCGCAACACGGACAGATCCGTTGGTGCCCTGGCCTCGGGCTATATTGCACGCCATCACGGCAATCAGGGCATGGCTGACCATCCACTGCGGCTTAGTTTTACCGGCACCGCCGGTCAGAGCTTCGGGGTCTGGAATGCCGGTGGCCTGGAAATGCGCCTTGTCGGTGATGCCAATGACTATGTGGGCAAAGGTATGACCGGCGGCAAGCTGGTTATTCATCCGCCACTGGGCGTATCCTTCGCCAGTCAGGACAGTGCCATTATGGGCAATACCTGCCTGTACGGCGCTACCGGCGGTAAGCTGTTTGCAGCAGGACGCGCAGGTGAACGCTTTGCAGTACGTAACTCCGGCGCCATCGCCGTGGTGGAAGGTACAGGTGATAACGCCTGTGAATATATGACCGGTGGCATTGTGGCGATTCTCGGCCAGACCGGGGTGAACTTCGGTGCCGGTATGACCGGCGGCTTCGCCTATGTGCTGGATGTGGCCGGTGACTTCGAGCGCCGGGTCAACAGCGATCTGGTAGAAGCCATGGAGATCGAAGATAAGCCGATTCTGGCCGAGCATTTACGCGGACTGGTAAATCAGCATTATGAAGAGACCGGTAGTGAGCACTCACTGGTGATATTGGGCGAGTTTGCCAGCTATCTGAAGAAATTCAGACTGGTGAAACCCAAAACCAGTGATGTGAAGAACCTGTTAGGTCATATCAGTCGTTCAACCGCTGAATTACGCATTCAGGCCCAGTAA
- a CDS encoding LacI family DNA-binding transcriptional regulator, with the protein MAKSIADIARIVGVSESTVSRALNDNPLIAEKTRHKIQNVAREHNFKINAKARALRTQKTNVIAVVVLFKERTERGISDPFLLDILGAIADELTLHGYDMLLSNTRTASDDWRDYYFDSKRADGLIVIGQGEHDARIDRLATEDLPFAVWGAALPDSQYCTVGSDNKMGAYLAVTHLLNQGCEHIAFFGDIAHSEMEQRWQGYCLALQQAGKDIDESLRFATDFTSESGYSSANRMLKQQPLKVDGLFAVSDVIALGAMKKLVESEIAIPDDIAVVGFDDVAMSMFCHPSLTTIRQQTMEGGKLLVNKVLDKLAGRPARSQVLDVQLIVRESSRKAH; encoded by the coding sequence ATGGCGAAAAGTATTGCCGATATTGCCCGTATTGTCGGTGTGTCAGAATCCACTGTGTCACGGGCGCTGAATGATAACCCGCTGATCGCCGAAAAAACCCGTCACAAGATTCAGAATGTGGCGCGGGAGCATAATTTCAAAATTAACGCCAAGGCGCGGGCGCTGCGGACCCAGAAGACCAATGTGATTGCGGTGGTGGTGTTATTTAAGGAGCGCACCGAGCGCGGTATTTCCGACCCCTTTTTGCTGGATATTCTCGGCGCCATTGCCGATGAGCTGACCTTGCATGGTTATGATATGTTGCTCTCCAATACCCGCACTGCCTCTGATGACTGGCGGGATTATTATTTTGATTCCAAACGGGCCGATGGCCTGATTGTGATAGGCCAGGGCGAGCATGACGCCCGTATCGATCGTCTCGCCACAGAAGATCTGCCCTTTGCGGTCTGGGGGGCGGCCCTGCCGGACAGTCAGTATTGTACGGTTGGCAGTGACAATAAAATGGGCGCCTATCTGGCGGTAACGCATCTTTTAAATCAGGGCTGTGAACATATCGCTTTTTTCGGCGATATAGCCCACAGCGAGATGGAGCAGCGCTGGCAGGGGTATTGCCTGGCCCTGCAGCAGGCCGGTAAGGACATCGACGAGTCACTGCGGTTTGCCACGGATTTCACCAGCGAGTCAGGTTATTCCAGTGCTAACCGTATGCTTAAGCAGCAGCCACTTAAGGTGGACGGTTTGTTTGCAGTGTCTGATGTGATTGCCCTTGGGGCGATGAAAAAACTGGTGGAGTCAGAGATCGCCATACCCGATGATATTGCTGTGGTGGGTTTTGACGATGTGGCCATGTCGATGTTCTGTCATCCCTCACTGACCACCATTCGCCAGCAAACCATGGAGGGCGGCAAACTGCTGGTCAATAAAGTTCTGGATAAACTGGCGGGCAGACCAGCCCGCTCACAGGTGCTGGATGTGCAACTGATAGTGCGGGAGTCGAGCAGAAAGGCCCATTGA
- the arcB gene encoding aerobic respiration two-component sensor histidine kinase ArcB has protein sequence MQPSSSQNDHWAIRFAQFVARFGTVRISIFFVFLTLLFTIAGSYFIRLYMTGEVHIEDFVSAIMLTLLSAPWVLYFFSELVNQLQQSRNNLKEVVAQLERLREEDVLLNRELQNHVRQLNVEVEERRKAQEDREKVFTELEQEINKKSEQEQQAQRLSTLLRSIIDASPDLIYYRNEEGRFAGCNRVAEQMTGKTEAELIGLTPHQVYDEELARQVVESDHEVLESNAGITEELWLRFADGRKRYYEMRKVPFFDKEGNRLGLLAFGRDITERKQSQVALEKASRDKTAFIATISHELRTPLNGIVGLSRMLRDTQLTDEQYGWVSTIYASAITLGNIFNDIIDLDKLGRDKLELSLKTVNLKDFFAELSSIIQLLVADKNLSFQTHMDEPLPDFVEADGTRLRQVLWNLLFNAVKFTQKGSISFSMTAAAPKQGICEVVFKVADTGVGIPEQELDKIFAMYYQVQHPDHQSATGTGIGLAICKQMVDLMGGEIRVSSEVGKGTCFSVVLPLAVSTRPAQLAELKVSGLKILLVEDIELNVMVAKALLEKLGQSVEVAMTGQEALDMARKQQYDLILLDIQLPDMNGFDVASKLHEEELVTGTPIVALTANVIKARQEYLDQGMDDVISKPIKKSRVIEVFNNLFCDSEQLPQLEEKAQQSKAESVLDLEMLQMLVDTIGAEMLTTSVNVFNQSIPQYMEILMTNLSAKDKEEVCSQAHKIKGAAGSVGLSRVQKIANQIQQGDHPAWWENVYDWVEELQQALKLDMQSLHNWLADQSIDD, from the coding sequence ATGCAGCCATCTTCCTCGCAAAACGATCACTGGGCGATACGTTTCGCCCAGTTTGTGGCCCGTTTCGGCACTGTCAGAATCAGCATCTTTTTTGTGTTTCTTACCCTGCTGTTTACCATCGCCGGTTCATACTTTATCCGCCTGTATATGACCGGTGAAGTGCATATCGAGGATTTTGTTTCGGCGATTATGCTGACCCTGCTCAGTGCCCCCTGGGTGTTGTATTTTTTCAGTGAACTGGTCAATCAGTTGCAACAGAGTCGCAATAATCTCAAGGAAGTGGTGGCTCAGCTGGAGCGGCTCAGAGAAGAGGACGTACTGCTTAACCGCGAACTGCAAAATCATGTCAGACAACTCAACGTAGAGGTTGAGGAGCGTCGCAAGGCCCAGGAAGACAGAGAGAAGGTGTTCACGGAGCTGGAGCAGGAGATCAACAAAAAATCTGAACAGGAGCAGCAGGCCCAGCGTTTATCGACTTTGCTGCGCTCTATCATTGATGCTTCACCGGATCTGATTTATTACCGCAACGAAGAGGGACGTTTTGCCGGGTGCAACAGGGTCGCCGAGCAGATGACCGGCAAAACTGAGGCAGAACTGATCGGTCTCACCCCGCATCAGGTGTATGACGAAGAACTGGCCCGCCAGGTGGTGGAAAGTGATCATGAAGTACTGGAGAGCAATGCCGGTATCACCGAGGAGTTATGGCTACGCTTTGCCGATGGCCGTAAGCGTTACTATGAGATGCGCAAGGTGCCGTTTTTCGATAAAGAAGGCAATCGTCTGGGATTGCTGGCCTTTGGCCGGGACATTACTGAACGCAAGCAATCCCAGGTGGCGCTGGAAAAAGCCAGCCGTGACAAGACCGCCTTTATCGCCACCATCAGCCATGAGCTGCGCACACCTCTGAACGGTATTGTGGGCTTAAGCCGCATGCTGCGGGATACACAACTGACCGATGAACAGTATGGATGGGTCAGCACCATTTACGCCAGCGCCATTACCCTGGGCAATATCTTTAATGACATTATCGATCTCGACAAACTGGGCCGGGATAAGCTCGAACTGTCATTAAAAACTGTCAATCTGAAGGATTTCTTTGCCGAACTCAGCAGCATTATTCAGTTGCTGGTAGCAGATAAGAATCTGAGTTTTCAGACCCACATGGACGAACCCTTACCGGATTTTGTTGAGGCAGATGGCACCCGCTTGCGTCAGGTGTTGTGGAACCTGCTGTTTAATGCGGTCAAATTTACCCAGAAAGGCTCCATCAGTTTCAGCATGACAGCTGCAGCGCCAAAGCAGGGGATTTGTGAGGTGGTGTTTAAAGTGGCCGACACCGGTGTGGGGATCCCGGAGCAGGAGCTGGACAAAATTTTTGCCATGTATTATCAGGTGCAGCACCCTGACCACCAGAGCGCTACGGGTACTGGCATTGGCCTGGCTATCTGCAAACAGATGGTAGATTTGATGGGGGGTGAGATCAGGGTCAGCAGTGAAGTGGGCAAGGGCACCTGTTTCAGTGTGGTGTTGCCGTTGGCAGTCAGTACCCGTCCGGCGCAATTGGCGGAGCTGAAGGTCAGTGGCCTCAAGATATTGCTGGTTGAGGATATTGAGCTCAACGTGATGGTGGCCAAGGCACTACTGGAAAAGCTCGGTCAGTCAGTCGAAGTGGCCATGACCGGGCAGGAGGCGCTGGATATGGCCCGTAAGCAACAGTACGATCTGATTCTGCTGGATATTCAGTTGCCGGATATGAATGGTTTTGATGTGGCGTCAAAGCTGCATGAAGAGGAGCTGGTCACAGGAACGCCTATCGTTGCCCTGACGGCCAATGTGATCAAGGCCCGCCAGGAATACCTGGATCAGGGCATGGATGATGTGATTTCCAAGCCAATTAAAAAGAGCCGCGTTATAGAAGTGTTTAACAATCTTTTCTGTGACAGCGAACAGCTTCCGCAACTGGAAGAGAAGGCGCAGCAGAGCAAAGCCGAATCGGTGCTGGATCTGGAAATGTTACAAATGCTGGTGGATACCATAGGCGCGGAAATGCTGACCACCAGTGTCAATGTGTTTAATCAGAGTATTCCCCAGTATATGGAAATTCTGATGACCAACTTAAGCGCTAAAGATAAGGAGGAAGTCTGCTCCCAGGCACACAAGATCAAAGGGGCGGCCGGCTCAGTGGGCTTGTCCCGGGTTCAGAAAATCGCTAATCAGATACAGCAGGGGGATCACCCTGCCTGGTGGGAGAACGTGTATGACTGGGTGGAGGAGCTGCAACAGGCCCTGAAACTGGACATGCAGTCTCTGCATAACTGGCTGGCAGACCAGAGTATTGATGATTAA
- the pgmB gene encoding beta-phosphoglucomutase has protein sequence MTIKAFIFDLDGVLTDTAEYHFLAWKALADQLGVEFDKTDNEQLKGVDRMGSLQFILQKGGLRLPEKQILELAEQKNRHYQQLIAGMSKADLFEGVTELFNALKARNIAIGLASASKNAAMVLDRLGITDAFDYVADAGKIKQGKPHPEIFLTVADALNIPPLSVWVSKILWRVCRPLLTPECIRWALAMTEYCTRPIECMLIFAN, from the coding sequence ATGACCATCAAAGCCTTTATATTTGATCTCGATGGTGTACTCACCGATACCGCCGAGTACCACTTTCTGGCCTGGAAAGCCCTGGCCGATCAGCTCGGTGTAGAATTTGATAAAACAGACAACGAACAGCTTAAGGGCGTTGATCGGATGGGCTCATTGCAGTTTATTCTGCAAAAAGGCGGCTTAAGGTTACCGGAAAAGCAGATACTGGAGCTGGCGGAACAGAAAAATCGCCATTATCAGCAGTTAATCGCCGGCATGAGTAAAGCCGACCTGTTTGAGGGCGTGACTGAACTGTTTAATGCACTGAAAGCCAGAAACATTGCCATCGGCCTGGCCTCGGCAAGCAAAAATGCGGCGATGGTACTGGACCGGCTGGGGATTACAGATGCTTTTGACTATGTGGCCGATGCCGGCAAGATAAAACAAGGCAAACCCCACCCGGAAATTTTTCTGACCGTGGCTGATGCGCTGAATATCCCCCCGCTCAGTGTGTGGGTGTCGAAGATTCTCTGGCGGGTCTGCAGGCCATTGTTGACGCCCGAATGTATTCGGTGGGCATTGGCGATGACAGAGTACTGCACCAGGCCGATAGAGTGTATGCTCATATTCGCGAACTGA